The Cicer arietinum cultivar CDC Frontier isolate Library 1 chromosome 1, Cicar.CDCFrontier_v2.0, whole genome shotgun sequence genome contains the following window.
CTTCATATGTATTatgtttagttttaattttatttcatttcagtGTTTTACAACATTTTAATATcactaaaaatttatatatgtttggttgTAGTGTAAAATGaattatgattatgtaaattcacataaaaaaaaaaaagttgaattgaatagtattttgatattaaaaatcatataatgtAAAAGCTCTAAATCTCGGCATCAAATTAGAATATATTTTGGAgactaaaattatttgtaaagaaTACCTTCacatattaaaatcaattttatatgtttacatatatatttttgtctccaaaaataaaatccatatatgcatgaatgtgattgaatatTACTGTAAAACAATAGCTTAATCTGCAACTCATATATactaaaagttatttttatcaGAATAAATAATTGCACATTATGAACAAAATTTTCCAGTTTTTATGTTCTTTTACTTTTACTTGATACAGAAGTAACAAAagacaattaataaaaaaaaattgatgtgcaaatATTAGGATCCAAtagaaaaagaaacatataattCCTAGGGATCTAGATTGTAGAATAAATAAGATTGGAAATCTGTTCACATGGTTTAGATAAGTTTTCATGTGCTCACAGCCTAACATGTTCCTTATCACATGGAGTAAGACCAAAAAGTAGTtttgaaaaagtaaaataaataataaaatgtgatTGTAAACTTTCAGGTTTATTGCCTAATGGTGACTTTGAAGTTGGACCAAAAGCATCAGAATTAAAGGGATCAGTAGTAACAAGCCATGATGGAATACCAAATTGGACAATTTCAGGATTTGTTGAATACATAAAATCAGGACAAAAACAAGGTGACATGCTTTTAATTGTACCAGAAGGTGCATATGCTGTTAGGCTTGGTAATGAAGcttatattaaacaaaaagtgaaattaaataaaggtTCATTCTACTCAATCACATTCAGTGCAGCTCGCACGTGTGCACAAGAAGAAAAACTTAATGTATCTGTTGTCCCAACTACTGAGAAAAGAGATTATGGTATCATTCCTATACAAACTATGTATGGTAGTAATGGTTGGGAATCATTTGCTTGTGGCTTCAAAGCTGATTATGAACAAGGTGAAATTGTTATTCATAATTCTGGTGTTGAAGATGATCCTGCTTGTGGTCCTCTTATTGATTCTGTTGCTTTGAAGGTTTTGAATCCACCTAGAAGAACTAGAGGTAATAATAATGAAGCATTTGTGTTTCAtaataatgaattaataatgataataatttgtACTTTTTTTGTGTAgcaaatttattgaaaaatggaAATTTTGAAGAAGGACCATATGTATTTCCAAATGCATCATGGGGGGTTCTAATTCCACCACACATTGAAGATGCACACGGTCCATTACCAGGATGGATTGTTGAATCACTGAAAGCTGTTAAATACATTGATTCAAAACATTTCTATGTACCAGAAGGAAATAGAGCTATTGAACTTGTAGCTGGAAAAGAAAGTGCCTTAGCACAAGTTGTGATTACTACTATTGGTAAAGTTTATGATCTGACATTTTCTGTTGGTGATGCAAATAATAGTTGTGAAGGTTCAATGACTGTGGAAGCTTTTGCTGGTGGTGACACTGTTCAAGTTCCTTATGAATCTAAAGGTAAAGGTGGTTTTGTTAGAGGGAAGCTTCGTTTCACTGCTTTGTCTACAAGAACTCGAATTAGATTCTTAAGTACATTTTATACTATGAAGAATGATAACTCTGGTTCTCTTTGTGGACCTGTTATTGATGATGTTAAATTGCTTAGTGTTCGTTATCCCAACAAACACTCTTAGTATTTCCTTCaccatatatattaattactacaTCATTATAGAATTAattaattcttcttcttcttcttcttgtaataataataataggacGGAGTCttatatcaaatcaaatcatcTGCTTGtgatgttatatataaaacgtGATAATTTCTTATTTGTTTCTTTCAGTTTAATAGCTAAGAATATTTATGACTCCAGGATTGTTCTATTACCCTTTTTTGGTGTAATGCTTATGAGAATCAACACtaattcattatattttatgatttatttccACATTTCTCACTCAAGATaacataaatgaaaaaattcACTAACATAAATAAGTTTAATATGATAACCGACCAGAGTTGGTCTTTAGAATTTGTATGTTCTAGAAAAACTAAACAAAATCGTGCAATATAATAAtcatttaagtattttttttttctttcatgtagcaaaattattaataaatttaattataatcacaaaatcaaatcaaaattattttatttattttgtaatatagtAGATcgcaaattttttttaacaattttaatttaaaaaaatttattacaagAGATGTAACAGTAgcatgaataattaatattatgctATAAATTGTGCATACATGAGACaaatgattatatatttttaaacaactCAAAATCAAgtagtttgatttttttggtttt
Protein-coding sequences here:
- the LOC101495368 gene encoding BIIDXI-like protein At5g11420, translating into MHKLKVLLVLFLSTCHAALSYTDGLLPNGDFEVGPKASELKGSVVTSHDGIPNWTISGFVEYIKSGQKQGDMLLIVPEGAYAVRLGNEAYIKQKVKLNKGSFYSITFSAARTCAQEEKLNVSVVPTTEKRDYGIIPIQTMYGSNGWESFACGFKADYEQGEIVIHNSGVEDDPACGPLIDSVALKVLNPPRRTRANLLKNGNFEEGPYVFPNASWGVLIPPHIEDAHGPLPGWIVESLKAVKYIDSKHFYVPEGNRAIELVAGKESALAQVVITTIGKVYDLTFSVGDANNSCEGSMTVEAFAGGDTVQVPYESKGKGGFVRGKLRFTALSTRTRIRFLSTFYTMKNDNSGSLCGPVIDDVKLLSVRYPNKHS